From a region of the Teredinibacter turnerae genome:
- a CDS encoding alpha/beta hydrolase family esterase produces the protein MSIYTLKKFTATMAIAGSMLLSPLWANAQVATGVLTEITNFGDNPTELGMHLYVPENLENNAPVLLAMHYCGGSGPAFFNGTQFDELADQYGYIVIYPSEPDTSARNNTNCFDASSDASLNGTGSDPIGLMSMVNYVRSHYNVDDSRIFAVGLSSGGMMTNVMLALHPDVFAAGAAFAGLPFTCFAASQPAGWNSACANGTLDKTAQQWGDAVRNVNPGYNGSWPRMQLWHGTQDSTLDYANFGEAVEQWTNVHGLSQTPLSTTTDGINTRTRYGNDSEKPLVEANSLADADHDFLFSNGAFYAKEAIRFFGLDAPADTSSSSSSSSSSSSSSSSSSSSSSSSSSSSSSSSSSSSSSSSSSSSSSSSGGSSGGGASSPWLLLVGTALMLTGRRKRKLA, from the coding sequence ATGTCGATTTACACGCTTAAGAAATTCACCGCAACCATGGCGATTGCGGGCTCAATGCTGCTTTCCCCGCTCTGGGCCAACGCTCAAGTTGCCACTGGAGTGCTCACCGAAATTACCAATTTTGGCGATAACCCCACCGAACTGGGTATGCACCTGTATGTGCCGGAAAACTTAGAAAATAATGCGCCGGTGCTGCTGGCCATGCATTATTGCGGCGGCAGCGGCCCCGCATTTTTTAATGGCACTCAGTTTGATGAGCTGGCTGACCAATACGGCTATATCGTTATCTACCCGAGCGAACCCGACACCTCGGCCCGCAACAACACCAACTGTTTTGATGCCAGCTCTGACGCATCGCTGAACGGTACGGGCAGTGACCCGATTGGCCTGATGTCGATGGTCAACTACGTGCGCAGTCACTACAACGTGGACGATTCGCGTATTTTTGCGGTGGGCTTGAGTTCCGGCGGCATGATGACCAACGTAATGCTCGCGCTGCACCCAGACGTATTCGCCGCAGGCGCTGCCTTTGCAGGGCTGCCGTTCACCTGTTTTGCCGCCAGTCAGCCCGCTGGCTGGAATAGCGCCTGTGCCAACGGCACATTGGATAAAACCGCGCAGCAATGGGGCGATGCGGTGCGCAACGTCAACCCCGGTTATAACGGCTCCTGGCCGCGCATGCAGTTGTGGCACGGTACCCAAGATAGCACCCTCGACTATGCCAACTTTGGCGAGGCCGTAGAGCAGTGGACCAATGTGCACGGGTTAAGCCAAACCCCGCTGAGCACCACCACTGACGGTATTAATACCCGTACCCGGTATGGCAACGACAGCGAAAAACCACTGGTCGAAGCGAACAGCCTGGCTGACGCAGACCACGATTTTCTATTTAGCAACGGCGCTTTCTATGCCAAAGAAGCGATACGCTTTTTTGGGCTGGACGCACCTGCGGATACCTCAAGCAGCAGCTCAAGTTCTTCGAGTAGTTCCAGTAGCTCGAGCAGTTCCAGTTCGTCCAGTAGTTCCAGCTCATCGAGCAGCTCAAGTTCTTCCAGTAGCTCCAGCTCTTCCAGCAGTTCGAGTTCGTCCAGCAGCTCTTCCGGCGGAAGCAGCGGCGGCGGTGCATCCAGCCCCTGGCTGCTGCTGGTCGGTACCGCGTTGATGTTGACGGGCCGCCGCAAACGCAAGCTGGCATAG
- a CDS encoding glutathione peroxidase — MSAVQNIPVNRIDGEQQTLADYQGKVLLVVNVASKCGLTPQYEGLQKLYADKQGDGLEILGFPANNFMGQEPGSNEEIQEFCSLNFNVSFPMFEKISVLGDDKHPLYDALTDAQPSAEGDGPFREKLKGHGVERDNPADILWNFEKFVVGRSGEVVARFAPDLTADDPRLVACIEAELAKS, encoded by the coding sequence ATGAGTGCTGTTCAGAATATTCCTGTCAATCGCATCGATGGCGAGCAACAAACCCTGGCGGACTACCAAGGTAAAGTACTCCTGGTGGTCAATGTGGCCTCGAAATGTGGCTTAACCCCGCAGTATGAAGGGTTGCAAAAACTCTATGCCGACAAGCAGGGCGATGGCTTGGAAATTTTAGGTTTTCCCGCCAACAACTTTATGGGGCAGGAGCCTGGTAGCAACGAAGAAATTCAAGAGTTTTGCAGCCTTAACTTTAACGTCAGCTTCCCTATGTTTGAAAAAATTTCTGTTCTGGGCGACGACAAGCACCCGCTGTACGACGCACTGACCGATGCTCAACCGAGCGCCGAGGGCGACGGCCCGTTCCGCGAGAAATTAAAAGGCCACGGCGTAGAGCGGGATAACCCGGCCGACATTTTGTGGAATTTCGAAAAGTTTGTGGTGGGCCGCAGCGGCGAGGTGGTTGCGCGTTTTGCTCCGGATCTAACAGCGGATGATCCGCGTCTGGTGGCGTGTATCGAGGCAGAATTAGCCAAATCCTGA
- a CDS encoding RES family NAD+ phosphorylase, with product MQIAESVSQLPIALVPLVGLAWRVVETQGTAATRAITRNADEQLRLEQLLEGCKPPVPDACEKLSYLLATPFRYPPIRHGSRYGTRWERGIFYAAQEQETALAETAVYLWLFQQGVVELGPLAEITDARTVFSVRLRTGHGCDLAANHFQHIQAKLTEPGNWEYTQALGTRLRGMGADFFWFPSARLAGGTNVAVVNPESFASPTPDTQQLWNLRLTPELCWFGRADAGRDMSGYFEFSREVFAEAGALAHPCL from the coding sequence GTGCAAATTGCCGAAAGCGTCAGCCAATTACCGATAGCGTTGGTTCCGCTGGTAGGGCTTGCATGGCGTGTTGTCGAAACCCAGGGTACGGCAGCCACCCGCGCGATCACCCGCAATGCAGACGAACAGTTGCGCCTGGAGCAATTGCTTGAAGGCTGCAAGCCGCCGGTGCCCGATGCGTGCGAAAAACTGTCCTATTTATTGGCGACGCCTTTCCGGTACCCCCCGATACGCCACGGTTCACGCTATGGCACCCGTTGGGAGCGAGGAATTTTTTATGCGGCCCAGGAGCAGGAAACCGCGTTGGCAGAAACGGCGGTCTACTTGTGGTTGTTTCAGCAGGGCGTGGTGGAACTGGGCCCCCTGGCTGAAATTACCGATGCGCGCACCGTATTTTCTGTAAGGTTGCGCACAGGTCACGGCTGCGATTTGGCGGCGAACCACTTTCAACATATTCAAGCCAAACTGACCGAGCCCGGCAATTGGGAGTACACCCAGGCGCTGGGTACCCGACTGCGGGGAATGGGGGCAGATTTTTTCTGGTTTCCGTCGGCGCGTTTAGCTGGCGGTACGAACGTGGCGGTGGTTAACCCGGAGAGTTTTGCCAGCCCCACCCCAGATACCCAGCAATTGTGGAATTTACGGCTCACACCTGAACTATGCTGGTTTGGCAGGGCAGATGCCGGACGTGATATGAGCGGCTATTTTGAGTTCAGCCGCGAAGTTTTCGCTGAGGCTGGCGCGCTGGCACACCCGTGCCTGTAA
- a CDS encoding antitoxin Xre/MbcA/ParS toxin-binding domain-containing protein → MKPSIVQSDSAIVANALLDACPALGITQDQLAQVLGVSRATVARIKKKASTQQADEAIAPSSKAFELALLVIRVYRSLYAIVGGNVEAMKHWMNTPNHHLNLQKPIDLIQTTLGLSEVIWYLDAMRGKI, encoded by the coding sequence ATGAAACCGTCCATAGTGCAAAGTGACAGCGCGATTGTCGCCAATGCGTTGCTCGATGCGTGTCCCGCTCTGGGGATCACCCAGGATCAGTTGGCTCAGGTACTCGGCGTTTCTCGCGCAACGGTGGCGCGCATCAAGAAAAAAGCCAGCACGCAGCAGGCCGACGAAGCGATCGCCCCCAGCAGTAAGGCGTTTGAGCTGGCACTGCTGGTCATTCGTGTTTACCGCTCGCTCTACGCCATTGTTGGTGGCAACGTCGAGGCCATGAAACACTGGATGAACACGCCAAACCATCATCTCAATCTACAGAAGCCCATCGACCTCATTCAAACCACTCTGGGCCTCAGCGAAGTCATCTGGTATCTGGATGCCATGCGGGGAAAAATTTAA
- a CDS encoding HupE/UreJ family protein, whose amino-acid sequence MNRARYLCLCVGLCLPSLAHAHLVSARFGDFYSGLLHPLTSVIHIVPWMALALGNGVQALPQARCVLWLFPLVVGLGVVCGLFMPPSQSLEFGVIATFGVALVAVAGRALPAGVWVLLVSSVGVVHGLAHAEPALEGRALMLYAAGVTLAAHWIILSVTATTYWLCRRWAWCVIGVRALGSWVLAMGVLFGGYRLLV is encoded by the coding sequence GTGAATCGCGCGCGTTATTTATGCCTTTGTGTTGGGCTTTGCTTACCATCGCTGGCGCATGCACATCTGGTTTCTGCCCGCTTTGGGGATTTTTACAGTGGCTTGCTGCATCCGCTCACCAGTGTTATTCACATAGTGCCCTGGATGGCGCTGGCGCTGGGGAATGGTGTGCAGGCGCTGCCGCAAGCGCGATGTGTGTTGTGGTTGTTTCCTCTGGTGGTGGGGTTGGGTGTGGTGTGCGGCCTGTTCATGCCGCCAAGCCAGAGTCTGGAATTTGGCGTGATTGCCACGTTCGGCGTGGCGTTGGTCGCGGTTGCAGGCAGGGCTCTCCCCGCCGGGGTGTGGGTGTTACTGGTGAGTAGCGTTGGCGTTGTGCACGGTCTGGCACATGCCGAGCCGGCGCTGGAGGGGCGGGCGCTAATGTTGTATGCGGCAGGAGTAACCCTGGCTGCACACTGGATTATCTTGAGTGTGACTGCCACCACCTATTGGCTGTGTCGCCGTTGGGCCTGGTGTGTGATTGGCGTACGTGCGCTGGGAAGTTGGGTTCTTGCCATGGGCGTGCTGTTTGGTGGCTACCGCCTGCTGGTTTAG
- a CDS encoding HupE/UreJ family protein, whose amino-acid sequence MRLSSRLRLFWFLLTLISFPALAHTDAGVAGGLLSGFIHPVKGVDHLVAMIAVGLWGAQLRQPAIWLLPITFPLVMAFGGLAGLAGLPLPGLEIGIAASAIALGLAVGFAWRAPLWLAGLLVALFAVFHGYAHGRELPQAANPLAYGAGFVVATGLLHLCGIGLGALTHWPRGAQWVRALGVGIAVCGGYFLLAAAG is encoded by the coding sequence ATGCGCTTATCTTCCCGACTTCGGCTTTTTTGGTTTTTGCTCACGTTAATCTCATTTCCCGCTCTGGCCCATACCGACGCCGGTGTTGCTGGCGGCTTATTGAGCGGGTTTATACACCCGGTGAAAGGTGTTGACCACCTGGTGGCGATGATAGCGGTCGGTCTTTGGGGCGCGCAATTGCGACAGCCAGCGATCTGGTTGCTGCCGATTACCTTTCCCCTGGTGATGGCGTTTGGCGGCCTTGCTGGTTTGGCGGGGTTGCCGTTGCCGGGCCTTGAAATCGGCATCGCGGCGTCGGCCATCGCGCTGGGATTGGCGGTGGGCTTCGCATGGCGTGCGCCCTTGTGGCTGGCTGGGTTGCTGGTGGCTCTATTTGCTGTATTTCACGGCTATGCGCACGGGCGAGAACTGCCGCAAGCAGCTAACCCGCTGGCCTATGGCGCAGGATTTGTGGTGGCGACCGGGCTGCTGCATTTGTGTGGTATTGGCCTGGGTGCTCTAACGCACTGGCCTCGTGGTGCGCAATGGGTGCGTGCGCTGGGCGTAGGCATAGCCGTATGTGGCGGCTACTTTTTATTGGCTGCAGCCGGGTGA
- a CDS encoding HupE/UreJ family protein has product MPLNLKTLVNMQRARLWLTGLVAGLLLLVSAGIRAHDTPVVSLTLTEIDAGRYSLSWSPDDIDAALHVAFPGHCELQAQVLACGSQGMMGKLTVDGLGKRYAAVVVRVPAQPGERDPRIYTLTAAQQDIMLVPAAGNTLRHTAAVYLPLGIEHIVLGVDHLLFVLGLLMLTRGLADLVKTITAFTLAHSVSLAAAVFSWITVNEALVNALIALSIAVLAVEVVHRQRGRIGWSQRAPWLVAFGFGLLHGLGFAGGLVSLGLDQHTLVGALLFFNLGVEAGQLLFVGLVLGMVASYRSLGVILSDRICTGAIYGVGAIASYWFVARVAMMFSG; this is encoded by the coding sequence ATGCCGTTAAATCTGAAGACGCTCGTTAATATGCAGCGAGCGCGGTTGTGGTTGACCGGTCTGGTTGCGGGTTTACTTCTGCTGGTATCGGCGGGTATCCGCGCGCATGACACACCAGTGGTGTCATTGACGTTAACCGAAATTGACGCGGGGCGTTACTCGCTGAGCTGGTCTCCCGACGATATCGACGCGGCGCTGCATGTCGCTTTTCCCGGGCATTGCGAGTTACAGGCGCAGGTATTGGCGTGCGGCAGCCAGGGCATGATGGGCAAGTTAACGGTCGATGGTCTTGGCAAGCGCTATGCCGCAGTTGTGGTACGTGTACCAGCGCAGCCCGGTGAGCGCGACCCCCGCATCTACACGCTTACTGCCGCACAACAGGACATCATGCTGGTACCTGCTGCGGGTAACACGTTGCGGCATACCGCTGCGGTTTACCTGCCCTTGGGGATAGAACATATTGTGTTGGGTGTGGACCATCTTCTGTTTGTGTTGGGGCTATTGATGCTAACCCGGGGCCTGGCGGATCTGGTGAAAACGATTACCGCGTTTACCCTGGCACATTCCGTCAGTCTTGCTGCTGCGGTTTTCAGCTGGATCACCGTGAATGAAGCGCTGGTGAACGCACTTATTGCCCTGAGTATCGCCGTGCTGGCGGTCGAGGTTGTTCATCGTCAGCGCGGACGTATAGGATGGAGCCAGCGCGCGCCCTGGCTTGTGGCCTTTGGCTTTGGCCTGTTGCATGGGCTGGGGTTTGCTGGTGGGCTGGTCAGTTTGGGGTTGGATCAGCACACCCTGGTGGGGGCGCTGCTTTTCTTTAATTTGGGCGTAGAAGCGGGGCAGCTGCTGTTTGTCGGGCTGGTGTTGGGAATGGTCGCGAGTTATCGCAGCTTGGGTGTGATTTTATCCGACCGCATCTGCACCGGTGCGATCTATGGTGTTGGCGCTATTGCCAGCTATTGGTTTGTTGCTCGTGTTGCGATGATGTTCTCTGGATAA
- a CDS encoding peptidyl-prolyl cis-trans isomerase, producing MSPSFLREPLLHFLLLGGLLFGLDYWLTPTAAPEQTIVLEPETLNALAGNFTQARGRTPTQEELSELAVRWLTDEVLVREARELKLAQGDDVIRNRLASQMRAVVQHQNPLGEPSRDELERFFQAHQNNYDIPAHYDLEQRFVAGGVSEAELLAAQWREQIAPAQWPQATTSLRHRPASNIVAIYGEPASDALLREPYHWQAVATQRGAQVARVTRVYPAQSAEFEAVRPRVARDWRLAEQQRRIAAEVARMAQGYRISVPPEVPQTVVDAIAHAVKSEDAR from the coding sequence ATGTCCCCGTCATTCCTGCGTGAACCCTTGCTCCACTTCCTGCTTCTGGGCGGCCTCCTGTTTGGCCTGGATTACTGGCTCACGCCAACCGCTGCGCCAGAGCAAACTATTGTGCTGGAGCCGGAAACGCTCAACGCGTTAGCAGGCAATTTCACCCAGGCCCGTGGCCGTACCCCGACGCAGGAAGAACTGAGTGAATTGGCGGTACGCTGGTTGACGGATGAAGTGTTGGTGCGCGAAGCGCGCGAGTTGAAACTTGCGCAGGGCGACGACGTCATTCGCAACCGCCTTGCCTCCCAAATGCGCGCGGTCGTGCAGCACCAGAACCCGCTCGGTGAACCCTCTCGTGATGAACTGGAAAGGTTTTTTCAGGCACACCAAAACAATTACGATATTCCCGCGCACTACGACCTTGAGCAGCGCTTCGTTGCGGGCGGGGTGTCGGAAGCCGAGTTGCTGGCAGCTCAGTGGCGCGAGCAAATTGCGCCCGCTCAATGGCCGCAAGCCACGACGAGCCTGCGTCATCGGCCGGCGAGCAATATCGTCGCTATATATGGTGAGCCGGCCAGTGACGCGCTCTTACGGGAACCCTACCACTGGCAGGCTGTGGCAACGCAGCGCGGGGCGCAGGTGGCGAGAGTGACCCGCGTCTACCCGGCCCAGAGCGCTGAATTCGAGGCAGTGCGACCGCGTGTTGCGCGCGATTGGCGGCTCGCGGAGCAACAGCGACGGATTGCTGCGGAAGTAGCGCGCATGGCGCAAGGCTATCGAATTTCGGTGCCGCCCGAGGTGCCGCAAACGGTCGTCGACGCGATTGCTCATGCCGTTAAATCTGAAGACGCTCGTTAA
- a CDS encoding ABC transporter transmembrane domain-containing protein produces MPSTPSLLSARQTLLPMLRFITPYRGRIAIAITALVVVAGISLGLGQSVKLVINNLFVVQSQRELAVALGILAGLITMIAVGTFIRFYTMSWLGERVSADIRRAVFDHLLQLEPSYFEENQSGELMSRLTTDTTLLQTIVGSSFSMALRNALTLVGGIAMLLVTNLKLTALVLVGIPLALVPVLILGRRVRKLSRHSQDTIADVGSYAGEIIQNIKAVQSYTRETEERHAFGVEVEQAFAVARIRIRERAMLFGSVMLLMFLGICAMLWVGGSDVLAGTISPGDLGAFVFYALMVAMSLATLAEVYGDVQRAAGAAERLMELLQVEPDICDPPEPEHIQHRARANEQMAANASNAIELENVSFAYPSRPKKLALNNLSLTIKQGETVALVGPSGAGKSTLFELLERFYDPQQGEIRQFNHPYRALALADLRGRVGLVPQNPVLFSADVWRNIRYGNPQASDAAVMEAARKAHAHDFIAALPEGYDSFLGERGVRLSGGQKQRIAIARAILKDPPILLLDEATSALDAESEHYVQAALNDLMRERTTLIIAHRLATVLHADRILVMQDGEIIDSGTHTSLQTSSALYRRLCELQFATDELARG; encoded by the coding sequence ATGCCTTCGACTCCCTCTTTACTATCCGCCCGGCAAACACTGCTGCCGATGCTCCGCTTTATCACGCCTTATCGCGGCCGTATCGCCATCGCGATTACTGCTTTGGTTGTTGTGGCTGGAATCAGCCTCGGCCTTGGCCAGTCGGTGAAGCTGGTGATCAACAACCTGTTTGTGGTGCAGTCGCAACGCGAACTTGCGGTGGCGCTTGGCATTCTCGCTGGGCTTATCACGATGATTGCGGTGGGCACGTTCATTCGCTTTTACACGATGTCGTGGTTGGGTGAACGGGTAAGCGCAGACATCCGCCGCGCGGTGTTTGATCATCTCCTGCAGCTAGAGCCCAGCTACTTTGAGGAGAACCAGAGTGGCGAGCTGATGAGTCGCCTCACCACAGATACCACGTTATTGCAGACTATTGTCGGTTCGAGTTTCTCAATGGCGCTGCGCAATGCGTTGACGCTGGTTGGGGGCATTGCGATGCTGTTGGTGACCAATCTTAAATTGACGGCATTGGTATTGGTGGGTATTCCGCTGGCGCTGGTTCCTGTTCTGATTCTGGGGCGCCGGGTGCGTAAGCTTTCCCGCCATAGCCAGGACACCATTGCCGATGTGGGCAGCTATGCGGGCGAAATTATCCAGAATATAAAAGCCGTGCAAAGCTACACGCGGGAGACCGAAGAGCGCCACGCATTTGGCGTTGAAGTGGAGCAGGCATTTGCGGTGGCACGCATCCGCATTCGCGAGCGGGCAATGTTATTTGGCAGCGTGATGTTGCTGATGTTTCTGGGCATTTGCGCCATGTTGTGGGTCGGTGGCAGTGATGTGCTGGCGGGTACTATATCGCCCGGCGATCTCGGCGCTTTTGTATTTTACGCGCTTATGGTGGCAATGTCGCTGGCGACCCTGGCAGAGGTGTATGGTGATGTCCAGCGCGCGGCTGGTGCCGCCGAGCGGTTGATGGAGCTGCTGCAGGTGGAGCCTGATATTTGCGATCCGCCGGAGCCCGAGCACATTCAACACCGCGCACGAGCGAATGAGCAGATGGCGGCGAACGCGAGCAACGCGATCGAGCTTGAAAATGTTTCTTTCGCCTATCCATCCCGACCGAAAAAACTGGCATTGAACAACCTTAGCTTGACGATCAAGCAAGGCGAAACGGTGGCTTTGGTTGGTCCATCTGGCGCCGGTAAAAGTACCCTGTTCGAGCTGTTGGAGCGTTTTTACGATCCGCAGCAGGGCGAGATCCGCCAGTTTAACCATCCTTATCGGGCTTTGGCGCTGGCAGACTTGCGCGGTCGCGTGGGTTTGGTGCCACAAAACCCGGTGCTGTTCAGCGCCGATGTATGGCGTAACATTCGCTATGGCAATCCGCAGGCATCGGATGCGGCGGTGATGGAGGCTGCGCGCAAAGCCCACGCCCACGACTTTATCGCGGCGCTTCCGGAGGGCTACGACAGCTTTCTCGGCGAGCGCGGGGTGCGTTTGTCCGGCGGCCAGAAGCAGCGGATCGCTATCGCCAGGGCTATCTTAAAAGATCCCCCGATTCTGTTGCTGGACGAAGCCACCAGTGCGCTGGATGCAGAGAGTGAGCATTATGTGCAGGCCGCGTTAAACGATTTGATGCGCGAGCGCACCACGCTGATTATTGCGCACCGCCTCGCGACCGTACTACATGCCGACCGAATTTTGGTGATGCAGGACGGCGAAATTATCGATTCCGGTACCCACACTTCACTGCAAACCAGCTCTGCGCTGTATCGCCGGCTGTGCGAGCTGCAATTCGCCACTGACGAACTCGCCAGAGGCTAG
- a CDS encoding class I SAM-dependent methyltransferase, which translates to MTRNPYFWDSIAEQYAALPIRFPDDYHHKLEQTRGRLTSHMRVLEFGCGTGSTAVRHAPLVADYLAIDVSYKMLEIAEKKRSAAGLANLQFMRDAIESRSLGRAHFDLVMGFSILHLVRDLDAVLRKLHAALKPGGLFISSTFCFADHAHLLRWILPVTQRLGVTPAINRLTANGLRDSVQTAGFTIEEAWQPAPDRALFLIARKT; encoded by the coding sequence ATGACACGGAACCCCTATTTCTGGGACAGCATTGCAGAGCAATATGCGGCGCTGCCCATCCGCTTTCCCGACGATTACCACCACAAACTCGAGCAAACCCGGGGTCGGCTCACGTCTCACATGCGGGTGCTGGAGTTTGGCTGTGGTACCGGCAGTACGGCGGTTCGGCACGCGCCACTGGTGGCAGATTATCTCGCGATAGATGTGTCCTACAAGATGTTAGAAATCGCGGAGAAAAAGCGCAGTGCCGCTGGCCTCGCCAACCTGCAGTTTATGCGTGATGCCATCGAAAGTCGCAGTTTGGGGCGCGCGCATTTCGACCTGGTGATGGGCTTTAGTATTCTCCATCTGGTGCGCGACCTGGACGCGGTACTCCGCAAACTGCATGCGGCCCTTAAGCCAGGCGGACTGTTTATCAGCAGTACATTCTGCTTTGCCGATCACGCTCACCTGTTGCGCTGGATACTGCCTGTGACACAGCGGCTTGGAGTGACTCCGGCGATCAATCGGCTGACAGCAAACGGCTTGCGCGACAGTGTGCAAACCGCCGGTTTTACTATCGAGGAAGCCTGGCAGCCCGCGCCCGACCGCGCGCTGTTTCTCATTGCGCGTAAAACTTGA
- a CDS encoding YceH family protein: MKLSDIETRVLGVLMEKAVTTPDQYPLSLNALTTGCNQKTNREPVMQVSESEVLDAVTQLIEKSVVSEVRIGTRVSKYQHRFSGTEFAKYKFNKAQQAILCLLFLRGPQTPGELRSRSQRLFEFDNVQQAEASLAELEEKEYVVQLAREPGRREARFAHLFGEGEPQVAAASAEASVASEATPALEQRVTELEQRVADLEAMLNELMA; the protein is encoded by the coding sequence ATGAAGCTATCTGATATCGAAACCCGCGTTTTAGGTGTATTGATGGAAAAGGCGGTTACCACGCCGGATCAGTATCCGTTGTCACTGAACGCGTTAACGACTGGTTGCAATCAAAAAACCAACCGCGAACCTGTAATGCAGGTGAGTGAGAGTGAGGTGCTGGATGCTGTTACTCAGCTTATTGAAAAATCCGTTGTGTCTGAAGTTCGCATTGGTACACGTGTGAGTAAATACCAGCATCGCTTCAGCGGCACTGAGTTTGCCAAATACAAATTTAATAAAGCGCAGCAGGCAATACTCTGCCTGCTGTTTCTGCGGGGGCCGCAAACGCCTGGCGAGCTGCGTTCACGCAGTCAGCGCCTGTTCGAATTCGACAATGTGCAGCAGGCCGAAGCCTCGCTCGCCGAATTGGAAGAGAAAGAATATGTGGTTCAACTGGCGCGAGAGCCGGGGCGACGCGAGGCGCGCTTTGCGCATTTATTTGGCGAAGGAGAGCCTCAGGTTGCAGCCGCTTCGGCGGAGGCCAGCGTAGCTAGCGAGGCGACCCCGGCGTTGGAGCAGCGGGTGACAGAGCTCGAGCAGCGGGTGGCGGATCTGGAGGCTATGCTTAACGAACTGATGGCCTGA
- a CDS encoding DUF3301 domain-containing protein, with translation MGAQVSRGSTRSNNSAEDKLVILQDVVIGVCVAGLLGLVWQHLSISQHAYRLVARQTRDRGVNLLDQSVVLRRISLRPSASSLFAIRRVYSFEFATLGDERYPGSIELLGKRQINITLAPFKTETLQGENQLDG, from the coding sequence ATGGGCGCCCAAGTTTCACGCGGGAGCACCCGCAGCAATAATAGCGCAGAGGACAAGTTGGTGATTTTGCAGGATGTGGTTATCGGTGTGTGTGTCGCTGGCCTGCTGGGTTTGGTCTGGCAGCACCTGAGTATCAGTCAGCACGCCTATCGACTGGTCGCCAGGCAAACGCGGGACCGGGGCGTAAATTTACTCGATCAAAGCGTTGTGCTGCGACGAATTTCACTGCGGCCTAGCGCAAGCTCCCTATTCGCCATCAGGCGGGTCTACAGCTTCGAATTCGCAACCTTGGGAGACGAGCGCTACCCGGGCTCAATCGAGTTGCTGGGCAAACGACAGATAAACATCACCCTGGCACCGTTCAAAACTGAGACGCTGCAGGGTGAAAATCAACTTGATGGGTAG
- a CDS encoding DUF6316 family protein yields the protein MIYRKGEGERTWYRTDRCFRVGEDWYIATREGKDIGPFKSRVTAERSAERLIAILREDRKDVDNYTRKLVLEGIWADTNFA from the coding sequence GTGATTTATCGAAAAGGTGAAGGTGAAAGAACCTGGTATAGAACAGACCGATGCTTTCGCGTCGGAGAAGATTGGTACATTGCCACGCGCGAGGGCAAGGACATAGGTCCGTTTAAATCGCGTGTTACGGCAGAGCGATCAGCGGAGCGTCTGATTGCTATTCTCAGGGAAGATCGCAAGGATGTGGACAACTACACTCGTAAGCTTGTTCTCGAAGGTATTTGGGCGGATACCAACTTCGCCTAG
- a CDS encoding thioredoxin family protein codes for MSLTESTMMALGTSAPDFSLPSTEGITVSLSDFNSSKLLVVVFMCNHCPYVIHISSALAELAEETMPMGVSFVGINSNDTQAYPADSFEKMREEKALRGYPFAYLWDESQEVARAYDAACTPDIFVFDADRTLVYRGEFDGSRPDRISSGNYDSAKNPSTGETLRQVLQDLLNGKAAPAKQYPSMGCNIKWRDS; via the coding sequence ATGTCTCTTACGGAATCCACCATGATGGCGCTGGGTACCAGCGCGCCTGACTTTTCCCTGCCTTCCACTGAAGGCATCACTGTTTCTCTCAGCGACTTTAACAGCTCCAAACTACTGGTTGTGGTGTTTATGTGTAATCACTGCCCGTATGTGATTCACATCTCCTCCGCGCTGGCAGAACTGGCCGAAGAGACCATGCCCATGGGCGTGTCTTTTGTGGGGATTAACAGTAACGACACCCAGGCATATCCGGCGGACAGCTTCGAGAAAATGCGTGAGGAAAAAGCCCTTCGCGGCTACCCATTCGCGTATTTGTGGGACGAAAGCCAGGAGGTGGCACGCGCCTACGACGCCGCCTGTACGCCAGATATTTTCGTTTTCGACGCGGATCGCACGCTGGTGTACCGCGGTGAGTTCGACGGCAGCCGACCGGATAGAATCTCGTCCGGGAACTACGATTCGGCCAAAAATCCGTCGACTGGGGAAACTTTACGCCAGGTTTTGCAAGATTTACTCAACGGCAAGGCCGCGCCTGCCAAGCAATATCCATCGATGGGCTGCAATATCAAGTGGCGCGATTCTTAA